One region of Candidatus Omnitrophota bacterium genomic DNA includes:
- a CDS encoding glycosyltransferase, translating to MKLALIFNKEREDTIGRYFERAAAKMSIEFDHFWTSNSNIPAGYDLYLRIDHGDYKYDIPGHLKPSAFYAIDTHLEKPYRKIKEQAGHYGFVFCAQKSGVKKLKRDAGIDAEWVHIACDPEIHKDLKIDRNLDIAFVGTEGKKSLRGELLKLLARGYPESYIGRADSRFMSNIYSSAKIGFNYSINDDINMRMFEVLSCGALLITNRLRDDSGFNELFEDGKNLVTYGSAGELLRKTEYYLSHDEDRAKIAGVGRALAVGQYTYEASLKKMLEACGWK from the coding sequence ATGAAACTCGCGCTGATCTTTAACAAGGAGAGAGAAGACACGATAGGGCGTTATTTTGAGCGCGCCGCGGCGAAAATGAGCATAGAATTCGACCATTTCTGGACGAGCAACAGCAATATCCCGGCCGGATACGACCTTTACCTGCGCATCGACCATGGCGATTATAAATACGACATACCGGGCCACCTCAAGCCTTCCGCCTTTTACGCAATAGACACCCATCTCGAGAAGCCGTACAGGAAGATAAAAGAACAGGCCGGCCATTACGGTTTTGTTTTTTGCGCACAAAAGTCCGGGGTGAAAAAACTGAAAAGAGATGCCGGTATCGACGCCGAGTGGGTCCACATCGCCTGCGACCCGGAGATACATAAAGACCTGAAGATCGACCGCAACCTCGACATCGCTTTTGTCGGGACGGAAGGCAAAAAGAGTTTAAGAGGAGAGCTCCTTAAGCTCCTCGCGCGGGGATACCCGGAGAGTTATATCGGCAGGGCGGATTCGCGCTTCATGTCTAACATCTACAGCAGCGCGAAGATAGGGTTCAATTATTCGATCAATGATGATATAAACATGAGGATGTTCGAAGTGCTTTCGTGCGGAGCGCTGCTCATTACGAACAGGTTGAGGGATGACAGCGGCTTTAACGAACTATTCGAGGACGGAAAGAACCTCGTGACATACGGCAGCGCCGGGGAATTATTGAGGAAGACGGAATATTATCTTTCCCATGACGAAGATAGGGCAAAGATCGCCGGGGTGGGCCGGGCGCTTGCGGTGGGCCAGTATACCTATGAAGCCAGCCTGAAGAAAATGCTGGAGGCGTGCGGATGGAAATAA
- a CDS encoding glycosyltransferase family 9 protein, with protein sequence MQKALKNILIINPFGIGDVLFTTPLIEALSARTEGSGIGFLCNRRTEPLLRANPKIKWVFVYEKDELRALWKRSKAGYFKRFFALAKDIREKKFDAAIDLSLSREYWFLCFLSGIKERIGFDYKNRGSCLTRKITIDGYHDKHVIEYYLGLLRFMGVEPAQKGISLYLSQGDKEWARGFLRTNGIKERELLVGIAPAGGASWGREAAIKHWRSEGFAGVADRLIEERGAKVIIMGSEAEAGICEKTAKAMRNPAVMACGKTTLLQSAALMALCDLVIANDGGPLHLAVAAGARTVGIFGPVDENVYGQYPPSARHKVVKEDIACRPCYRDFRMKECGDRKCISGISAEAVFKAATEALAAR encoded by the coding sequence ATGCAAAAAGCCCTAAAAAATATACTTATCATCAATCCTTTCGGCATAGGAGACGTGCTTTTTACGACGCCTCTCATTGAGGCGCTAAGCGCGCGGACCGAAGGCTCCGGGATAGGCTTCCTCTGTAACCGCCGCACAGAGCCCTTGCTGAGGGCTAACCCGAAGATAAAATGGGTCTTCGTCTACGAAAAAGACGAACTGAGGGCGCTCTGGAAGCGATCGAAGGCCGGATATTTCAAAAGATTCTTTGCCTTGGCGAAAGATATAAGGGAGAAAAAATTTGATGCGGCCATAGACCTTTCGCTGAGCAGGGAATATTGGTTCCTATGTTTTCTCTCGGGTATAAAGGAAAGGATAGGATTCGATTACAAGAACAGGGGCAGCTGCCTGACCAGGAAGATAACTATAGACGGTTATCACGATAAGCATGTAATAGAATATTATCTGGGGCTTTTGCGGTTTATGGGAGTTGAGCCGGCGCAAAAAGGGATAAGCCTATACCTTTCGCAGGGAGATAAAGAGTGGGCGCGCGGTTTCCTCAGAACAAACGGGATTAAAGAAAGAGAGTTGCTTGTCGGTATCGCACCGGCAGGAGGCGCGAGCTGGGGCAGGGAAGCGGCGATAAAACATTGGCGAAGCGAGGGTTTTGCCGGAGTAGCGGACCGCCTTATAGAAGAACGGGGCGCGAAGGTGATCATAATGGGGAGCGAGGCCGAGGCCGGAATATGCGAAAAGACGGCGAAAGCCATGAGGAATCCGGCTGTGATGGCTTGCGGCAAGACAACGCTCCTGCAATCTGCGGCGCTGATGGCCTTGTGTGACCTTGTCATCGCCAATGACGGAGGTCCTTTGCATCTTGCCGTGGCTGCCGGCGCGAGGACGGTGGGGATATTCGGGCCGGTCGATGAGAATGTGTACGGGCAGTACCCGCCCTCAGCGAGGCATAAAGTCGTCAAAGAGGATATCGCATGCCGCCCCTGTTACAGGGATTTCAGGATGAAAGAGTGCGGCGACAGGAAGTGCATTTCGGGAATAAGTGCCGAAGCCGTTTTTAAGGCGGCAACGGAGGCATTGGCGGCCAGATGA
- a CDS encoding glycosyltransferase family 9 protein has product MLKPRRILLVRTDRIGELLLTTPAFGSVRESFPGAKITLLVKPSSSPVVEGNPCFDSIVKLDPVPDLDSFAKRLRFIRFLRVSGFDMVVIFNPSKFFNVAAFLAGIPVRVGYDRKLGFLLTRSIEDKKYLCEKHEVEYNLDLAKAAGAVILSKKLCFPLAETDERAAAEILARNGITGGGFAAVHPGTSNPEKLWPAERFAQVCDKMIDAFRIKAVLVGGEDERSAAAEVKSKMRNEVTDLTGKLALKESGALLKRSALLISCDSGPVHIASAMGTPVIALFGEARSGGSSKRWGPYGQGQSPAAAGHIVVGRRKVTDITVDNVFEAVSGKLCKKP; this is encoded by the coding sequence TTGTTAAAGCCCCGCAGGATACTTCTCGTCAGGACGGACAGGATTGGAGAGTTGTTGCTTACTACCCCGGCGTTCGGCTCGGTACGAGAGAGTTTCCCCGGCGCCAAAATTACGCTCCTGGTAAAACCTTCTTCTTCGCCTGTGGTCGAGGGGAATCCCTGCTTCGATTCCATCGTCAAGCTCGATCCCGTTCCCGATCTCGATTCGTTTGCAAAGCGCTTGAGATTTATCCGCTTCCTGAGGGTGTCGGGGTTCGATATGGTCGTCATCTTCAATCCGAGCAAGTTTTTTAATGTCGCCGCCTTTCTCGCAGGGATACCCGTAAGGGTAGGTTACGACAGGAAACTCGGGTTCCTGCTTACGCGTTCGATCGAAGACAAAAAATACCTTTGCGAGAAACACGAGGTCGAATATAACCTCGACCTTGCGAAGGCCGCAGGTGCCGTGATCTTAAGCAAAAAACTCTGTTTTCCTTTGGCAGAGACGGATGAACGCGCCGCGGCGGAAATATTAGCGCGGAACGGCATCACCGGAGGCGGTTTCGCAGCCGTCCATCCGGGCACAAGCAACCCGGAAAAATTATGGCCGGCCGAAAGATTCGCCCAAGTCTGCGATAAGATGATCGACGCGTTCCGGATAAAAGCCGTTTTGGTCGGCGGAGAAGATGAGCGCAGCGCCGCCGCCGAAGTAAAATCGAAGATGCGTAATGAAGTCACCGACCTTACCGGAAAGCTGGCGCTCAAGGAATCCGGCGCCCTTTTAAAAAGGTCGGCTCTCCTGATATCGTGCGATTCGGGGCCGGTGCATATTGCCTCTGCGATGGGAACGCCGGTGATCGCCCTTTTTGGAGAGGCGCGCTCGGGCGGGTCATCAAAAAGGTGGGGGCCTTACGGCCAGGGGCAAAGTCCCGCCGCAGCGGGGCATATCGTCGTCGGGAGACGAAAGGTCACAGATATCACGGTTGACAACGTATTTGAAGCGGTGAGCGGGAAATTATGCAAAAAGCCCTAA
- a CDS encoding glycosyltransferase family 2 protein codes for MEIRCDLVLLSWNNLAILKRCVESLMRCTGVASRLIVVDNGSTEKGIREFLSEIKDGPNVRVEVIFNRLNEGFPRGMNKGMERSRAPYVCLLNNDIIATEGWLDEMIRVAGSDPSVGMVNPSSNNFGLRFGKDTTLEEFSRGFVEHSGEWIEMNACVGFCMLIKREVIEKIGFLDDKFGYAYFEDTDYSRRAQAAGFKCVMANGCYVYHEEGKSGKFLKDKDDTFDRSARIFEKRWGRILRVAFIVTEREAVSMEKAAQEIREELVGHNRVWLFAGKGVDLSSLPKHLDLMNDSPKNFFKLKSFWNIIIRKKRFDRIYTGDPVLRGALAGYRFFRGAEIREI; via the coding sequence ATGGAAATAAGGTGCGACCTTGTACTTTTAAGCTGGAACAACCTCGCTATCCTGAAACGGTGCGTGGAATCGTTGATGCGCTGCACCGGCGTCGCTTCGCGCCTGATAGTTGTCGATAACGGGTCGACAGAAAAAGGGATCCGCGAGTTCCTGTCAGAGATCAAGGACGGGCCGAACGTCCGCGTGGAGGTGATCTTTAACCGCCTCAATGAAGGTTTTCCGCGGGGCATGAACAAGGGGATGGAGAGATCCCGCGCCCCGTACGTTTGCCTGCTTAACAATGATATAATAGCGACCGAAGGCTGGCTGGATGAGATGATAAGGGTGGCCGGGAGCGACCCGTCGGTAGGCATGGTCAACCCTTCTTCCAATAACTTCGGGCTGCGTTTCGGAAAAGACACCACGCTGGAGGAATTTTCGAGGGGATTCGTGGAACACTCCGGGGAATGGATCGAGATGAACGCCTGTGTCGGCTTCTGCATGCTCATTAAGCGGGAAGTGATAGAAAAGATCGGATTTCTCGACGACAAATTCGGTTACGCCTATTTCGAAGATACGGATTACAGCCGCAGGGCGCAGGCCGCGGGGTTTAAATGCGTAATGGCGAACGGATGCTACGTGTACCACGAGGAGGGCAAGTCCGGGAAATTCCTAAAAGACAAGGATGATACGTTCGACAGGAGCGCGCGGATATTCGAGAAGCGATGGGGCAGGATACTTCGCGTCGCCTTTATCGTGACGGAGAGAGAAGCCGTTTCCATGGAAAAGGCCGCGCAGGAGATAAGAGAGGAACTAGTCGGACATAACAGGGTCTGGCTCTTCGCGGGAAAAGGCGTCGACCTCAGCTCCCTCCCAAAACATCTTGACCTTATGAACGATTCCCCTAAAAACTTCTTTAAGTTGAAATCATTTTGGAATATCATTATAAGGAAAAAGAGGTTCGACAGGATATATACCGGAGACCCCGTGCTGCGCGGCGCGCTCGCGGGTTACCGGTTCTTCCGCGGCGCGGAGATAAGGGAAATTTAA
- a CDS encoding O-antigen ligase family protein yields the protein MSADRQRLYAACDKVVEYMLYTLVFFIPTSKSVVEVFATLSIMIWLYKNGLKAWEWTLGKMKSFVPPASTYDVLKILVPVGILAVLLVYSSIMISLAVISHHFDIEGDLFVTGVFLPITLFAIFLNILFFIVALAVARSNHGFSLKASTLSFMAVSLITSAFTSQRLGMSAEAFLFKTMEYLLIFLIMADVINTPRRVFNLVSSFLIAAFFSGIDGIYQRLAGYDLFRKFPMFADMKITAAFKAPNDFGTYVATMLPLPLALIAFSVMNWKKKIGLLVISLVLAACLLLTFARGAWLGFVAGFLFLLIFTGWKRLVAALIIVALLVSLTALIAPPDIKAQLGSLSKLGSDLSSMDRFLIWKTGWKMFLDRPLFGHGLNTFMSVFEKYKPASYEWIVYAHNCFLQIAAETGIIGLLVFLWFCVSVFIRGISKFTGTSDKFLKAAAIGAVACIIATLVNSFVDTNLYSLPLAVLFWSMCGLAVARVQPE from the coding sequence ATGAGTGCCGACAGGCAAAGACTCTATGCGGCCTGCGACAAGGTCGTCGAGTATATGCTTTATACCCTCGTCTTCTTCATTCCCACCTCCAAGAGCGTGGTCGAGGTCTTTGCCACATTGTCGATAATGATCTGGCTTTATAAAAACGGCCTCAAAGCATGGGAATGGACGCTAGGGAAGATGAAATCATTTGTCCCCCCCGCATCGACTTACGATGTATTGAAGATCCTCGTTCCTGTGGGTATCCTGGCGGTCCTCCTCGTATATTCATCGATCATGATCTCCCTGGCGGTCATCTCTCACCATTTTGATATTGAAGGAGACCTGTTCGTGACCGGGGTCTTCCTCCCGATAACCCTATTTGCCATATTCCTGAACATACTTTTTTTTATAGTAGCCCTGGCGGTCGCAAGGTCAAATCATGGGTTCAGCCTTAAGGCATCAACCTTATCCTTTATGGCCGTAAGCCTGATAACCTCTGCCTTCACAAGCCAGCGGCTTGGGATGAGCGCCGAAGCGTTCCTCTTCAAGACCATGGAATATCTTCTGATATTCCTGATAATGGCGGATGTAATTAACACGCCGAGGAGGGTCTTTAATCTTGTTTCTTCTTTTTTAATCGCCGCCTTTTTTTCCGGAATAGACGGCATATACCAGAGATTGGCCGGCTATGACCTTTTCCGGAAGTTCCCCATGTTCGCTGACATGAAAATAACCGCGGCGTTCAAAGCCCCGAATGATTTCGGCACTTATGTAGCGACAATGTTGCCTTTGCCGCTTGCGCTCATTGCCTTTAGCGTGATGAATTGGAAGAAAAAAATCGGGCTTTTAGTGATATCCCTGGTCCTTGCGGCCTGTTTGCTGCTTACTTTCGCGAGAGGCGCATGGCTGGGATTCGTTGCCGGGTTTTTATTTCTTCTTATCTTTACCGGCTGGAAACGTCTCGTTGCCGCGCTCATAATAGTGGCTTTACTGGTCTCATTAACTGCGTTGATCGCGCCTCCGGATATCAAGGCCCAGTTGGGCTCCTTATCTAAATTAGGGAGCGACCTCTCTTCGATGGACAGATTTTTAATATGGAAGACAGGCTGGAAGATGTTTTTAGACAGGCCTTTATTCGGCCATGGGTTAAATACATTCATGAGCGTATTCGAGAAATATAAACCCGCTAGTTATGAATGGATCGTTTATGCCCATAATTGTTTCCTCCAGATAGCCGCCGAGACAGGGATAATAGGCCTTCTGGTCTTTTTGTGGTTCTGCGTGAGTGTTTTTATCCGGGGCATCTCAAAATTTACGGGTACTTCCGATAAGTTCTTGAAAGCTGCCGCAATAGGTGCGGTCGCATGTATAATAGCTACCCTCGTCAATAGTTTCGTCGATACCAACCTCTATTCCCTTCCGCTGGCGGTCCTTTTTTGGTCGATGTGCGGACTCGCGGTCGCAAGGGTTCAGCCTGAGTAG